The proteins below come from a single Chryseobacterium capnotolerans genomic window:
- a CDS encoding porin family protein, with product MKKFLAITAIVLGLGVQAQTTTPKKESGIELIPKAGINIANQSIKNVNGEKSKTSFQAGLGVNIQTGIKNFSVQPEVNFISKGTKFKNSIGSETYNFNYLEIPVLAKYSFGPLYVNAGPSIGFLMGKNDKMKAAYGKTKSIDFGMQMGAGAAIPAGPGKVIIDGRYNLGLNNISDEKGVDVKNRGFAISLGYAIPL from the coding sequence ATGAAAAAGTTTTTAGCAATCACAGCGATCGTATTAGGATTAGGAGTACAGGCTCAAACTACCACACCGAAAAAGGAATCAGGAATAGAGCTAATTCCAAAAGCCGGAATCAATATTGCCAATCAATCCATTAAAAATGTGAATGGTGAGAAATCAAAGACGTCCTTTCAAGCTGGCTTAGGGGTAAATATTCAAACAGGTATCAAAAACTTTTCTGTGCAGCCCGAGGTTAATTTCATAAGCAAAGGAACAAAGTTTAAAAATAGCATTGGAAGCGAAACGTACAATTTTAATTATTTAGAAATTCCGGTATTAGCAAAATACAGTTTCGGTCCATTGTATGTAAATGCAGGTCCTTCTATTGGGTTTCTTATGGGAAAAAATGATAAAATGAAAGCAGCATATGGTAAAACCAAATCAATAGATTTTGGAATGCAGATGGGTGCCGGAGCAGCCATTCCTGCCGGGCCAGGAAAAGTGATTATAGATGGCAGATATAATTTAGGATTAAATAATATCTCTGATGAGAAAGGGGTAGATGTGAAAAACAGAGGTTTTGCGATCTCTCTGGGATATGCTATTCCTTTATAA
- a CDS encoding sensor histidine kinase produces MNRIATIRKNLRRSKKFLSTMKRRLVIWAVAVIAFCGFSYLIDPFDPVWQEYLNTPLKMIIEDASWVFLFSVIISEVSILIDASLNKLLPWKDRTIKRLLIQGFLQIVGSVLIVMIINAIVDCTSDNLPEMDSRKEYTLLGQWVATNIVISLIISGFNTVDYLLQNWKRTAVEAAQHKLRASKHKQAAMAAELQALKLQIDPHFIFNNLSVLSELILEDQQLGYEYSEKFARVYRYLLVNSKKDIIAVEEELKFLDSYIFLIEKRIGEGVVFKIDIQEEYRSMYTLPLSLQLLVENAIKHNQTSKANPLEIHVYTNSEKELVVANTFLPLLNKPDSSGVGLTNIIARYEILGYTKPIIEKTEDKFIVKLPLI; encoded by the coding sequence ATGAATAGGATTGCAACCATCAGAAAAAATTTAAGACGAAGTAAAAAGTTCCTTTCCACAATGAAAAGGAGGCTGGTAATCTGGGCTGTAGCGGTGATTGCTTTTTGTGGCTTCTCTTATCTGATTGATCCATTTGATCCGGTTTGGCAGGAATATTTGAACACTCCGCTAAAGATGATTATTGAAGACGCTTCATGGGTGTTTCTTTTTTCAGTTATCATATCGGAGGTAAGTATCCTTATTGATGCGTCGCTCAATAAACTGCTTCCCTGGAAAGACAGAACGATCAAGCGATTGTTGATACAGGGATTTCTTCAGATTGTAGGTAGTGTCCTGATTGTGATGATCATTAATGCCATTGTAGACTGTACCTCAGACAACTTACCTGAAATGGACTCCCGGAAAGAATATACCTTATTAGGACAATGGGTAGCCACAAATATTGTAATATCTCTTATTATAAGTGGTTTTAATACGGTAGATTACCTGCTTCAAAACTGGAAAAGAACTGCTGTGGAAGCAGCGCAGCATAAATTAAGAGCTTCTAAGCATAAGCAAGCAGCTATGGCCGCTGAACTTCAGGCCCTTAAACTGCAGATAGATCCACATTTTATCTTTAATAACCTAAGTGTACTTTCAGAGCTTATTCTGGAAGATCAGCAGCTGGGATATGAGTATTCAGAAAAATTTGCCCGGGTATATCGATATCTGCTGGTCAATTCCAAGAAAGATATCATTGCTGTAGAAGAAGAATTGAAGTTTCTGGACTCTTATATTTTTCTGATTGAAAAAAGAATTGGGGAAGGTGTTGTATTTAAAATTGATATCCAGGAAGAGTACAGATCCATGTACACGCTTCCATTATCTCTGCAATTGTTGGTAGAAAACGCAATCAAGCATAACCAGACCTCAAAGGCTAATCCATTGGAAATTCATGTGTATACAAACTCGGAAAAAGAGCTGGTGGTTGCCAATACCTTTTTACCGTTACTCAATAAGCCGGATTCTTCAGGAGTGGGGCTTACCAATATTATTGCCAGATATGAGATTCTGGGCTATACAAAACCGATTATAGAAAAAACAGAAGATAAATTTATTGTAAAACTCCCGTTGATATGA
- a CDS encoding efflux RND transporter periplasmic adaptor subunit, whose protein sequence is MNYRKGYLALSLMAAAVLYSCGSGNAQENAQQMQALPTDFIQVKSGNEDVTTGYPGSMEGQDNVEIKAQVTGYLEAVYIKEGQFVSKGQILFRINPSVYNEQVNTNEAALKSALAAQETARLEVEKLKPLVEGKVVSDMQLKTAQASLKAASAQVAQAQSSLGSSKINANFTYIKAPVSGYIGRIPNRVGNLISPSDSSPLTTLSNISSVNVYFSMNEADFIAHSRAAASGENTENVELILADGSKYGFKGRLENASGNFDRNTGSIQMKAVFQNPDKLLRSGGTGRVLIHNALDGVVKLPKTSVKDIQDRFFVYKLEGKDKVKMTQIEVSGSTSQDYFVKNGVNAGDKIAINRIDALTDGALVVAKVAPSK, encoded by the coding sequence ATGAACTATAGAAAAGGATACCTGGCACTTTCACTTATGGCTGCCGCAGTACTGTACTCTTGCGGATCAGGAAATGCTCAGGAAAATGCACAGCAGATGCAGGCCCTTCCTACCGATTTCATCCAGGTGAAATCAGGAAATGAAGACGTCACGACGGGATATCCGGGAAGCATGGAAGGACAGGATAATGTGGAAATAAAAGCACAGGTGACAGGATATCTGGAAGCGGTATACATCAAAGAAGGACAGTTTGTTAGCAAAGGCCAAATATTGTTCAGAATTAATCCATCAGTATATAATGAGCAGGTGAATACCAATGAAGCAGCATTAAAGTCTGCCTTGGCAGCCCAGGAAACCGCAAGACTGGAAGTTGAAAAACTAAAACCTCTTGTAGAAGGAAAAGTAGTTTCTGATATGCAGTTGAAAACCGCACAAGCAAGTCTTAAAGCAGCATCAGCACAGGTGGCTCAGGCACAATCTTCCTTAGGTTCTTCAAAGATCAATGCTAATTTTACCTACATTAAAGCTCCTGTGAGTGGCTATATAGGAAGAATCCCGAACAGGGTAGGAAACCTCATCAGTCCGTCTGATTCTTCACCATTAACAACACTTTCTAATATAAGCAGTGTAAATGTTTACTTCTCTATGAATGAAGCTGACTTTATTGCCCATAGCAGGGCCGCAGCTTCAGGGGAAAATACTGAAAACGTAGAACTTATTTTAGCAGATGGCTCTAAGTATGGCTTCAAAGGTAGATTGGAAAACGCCAGTGGAAACTTTGATAGAAATACCGGAAGTATTCAGATGAAAGCAGTTTTCCAGAATCCGGATAAATTATTAAGATCAGGAGGAACAGGAAGGGTGTTGATCCACAATGCATTAGATGGTGTAGTAAAGCTTCCGAAAACTTCTGTAAAAGATATTCAGGATAGATTCTTTGTCTATAAACTTGAAGGAAAAGATAAAGTGAAAATGACGCAGATTGAAGTATCAGGAAGTACTTCTCAGGATTACTTTGTGAAGAATGGAGTGAATGCAGGAGACAAGATCGCTATCAACAGGATAGATGCCCTTACAGATGGAGCGCTGGTTGTGGCTAAAGTAGCTCCTTCGAAATAA
- a CDS encoding universal stress protein, translated as MKTIIVCTDFSQEAENAIHYAASMARENQYHIILFNLQSVSIHALNAQASADFFYEQTLKNQKKLTDKASEIGSLYAIKTAYHLASGELH; from the coding sequence ATGAAAACAATAATTGTCTGCACAGATTTTTCCCAGGAAGCTGAAAATGCAATTCATTATGCGGCTTCTATGGCAAGAGAAAACCAATATCATATTATTCTGTTCAATCTGCAAAGCGTTTCTATTCATGCTCTGAATGCTCAGGCTTCTGCTGATTTTTTCTATGAACAGACCCTTAAAAACCAAAAGAAACTTACAGATAAAGCTTCGGAAATCGGTAGTTTATATGCTATAAAAACAGCATACCACCTGGCTTCTGGGGAGCTTCATTGA
- a CDS encoding ATP-grasp domain-containing protein: MKITVVGYKKEARLSQGVANDEDTELISFLKDKGLDVIPTIWNDENVDWSSFDVAVIKSPWDYHNHLNEFLNWLDHLEQLGVKVLNPVEIIKWNSDKHYLKDIADKQLPVIASEYVEKGSSFSHQFFDLFNADKLVVKPCVSAGAQNTVTISRDNFDERSKEIDQFLKEQDYMVQPFVEEIKNGEWSFLFFNGKYSHCSLKIPKQGDFRVQHYHGGSISFPTPNPLHIEQAAVYLKSLPQSTLYARVDGVLINNSFHLMELELIEPYLFLNGSNELQENYYQALITQLS; the protein is encoded by the coding sequence ATGAAAATCACAGTAGTAGGCTATAAAAAAGAAGCGAGACTTTCACAGGGAGTGGCGAATGATGAAGATACAGAACTCATCAGCTTTTTAAAAGATAAAGGATTGGATGTAATCCCAACCATTTGGAACGATGAAAACGTAGATTGGAGCAGTTTTGATGTCGCGGTTATTAAATCTCCCTGGGATTATCATAATCACTTGAATGAATTCCTGAATTGGCTTGATCATCTTGAACAGCTGGGAGTTAAAGTTTTAAATCCTGTAGAAATCATCAAGTGGAATTCTGATAAGCATTACCTGAAAGATATTGCCGATAAGCAGCTTCCGGTCATCGCTTCAGAATATGTGGAAAAAGGATCTTCTTTTAGTCATCAGTTCTTTGATCTTTTTAATGCAGATAAACTTGTAGTGAAGCCTTGTGTGAGTGCTGGTGCACAGAATACAGTAACAATAAGCAGAGATAATTTTGATGAACGTTCTAAAGAGATAGACCAATTTCTGAAAGAGCAGGATTATATGGTACAGCCTTTTGTAGAAGAAATCAAAAACGGGGAATGGTCATTCCTGTTTTTCAACGGAAAATACAGTCATTGTTCATTAAAAATACCTAAACAGGGAGATTTCAGGGTACAGCATTATCATGGTGGAAGCATCAGCTTTCCCACGCCGAATCCATTGCATATAGAGCAGGCCGCGGTGTATTTAAAAAGCTTACCTCAATCTACACTGTATGCGAGAGTAGATGGTGTATTAATCAATAATTCATTTCATTTAATGGAACTGGAGCTTATTGAACCCTATTTATTTCTCAATGGCAGCAATGAGTTACAAGAAAACTATTATCAGGCATTAATAACTCAGCTTTCCTGA
- a CDS encoding LytR/AlgR family response regulator transcription factor: MKINKILIVEDERPNADRLKRLLLKLRPHIEILSVEDSITSTVNWLENNVVPDIIMMDIRLADGLSFEIFNKHEVKSAVIFTTAYDEYAVQAFKYNSVDYLLKPIEEEELDAALKRYETFMEAVPVVGSAIEGLLNYIQPKDYRKRFLIVHRDGYKTVLSEDILYFYTELGISKAMLNTGVVENIPQTLEELEKQLDPKFFFRANRQFIIHIDSVKQIFNHFNGKLKLELRKQPEMEVIVSREKASIFKSWMDY; encoded by the coding sequence ATGAAGATTAATAAAATTTTAATAGTCGAGGATGAAAGACCTAATGCAGACCGGTTAAAAAGGCTATTGCTAAAGCTAAGACCACACATTGAAATTCTTTCCGTAGAAGATTCAATAACTTCTACGGTGAATTGGCTGGAAAATAATGTCGTTCCGGATATCATTATGATGGATATTCGTCTGGCAGATGGTCTAAGCTTTGAAATTTTTAATAAACATGAAGTTAAAAGTGCTGTGATTTTTACAACAGCATATGATGAATATGCAGTACAGGCCTTCAAATATAACAGTGTAGACTACCTTCTGAAACCCATAGAAGAAGAAGAACTGGACGCCGCATTAAAACGGTATGAAACCTTTATGGAAGCGGTTCCTGTTGTAGGATCAGCCATTGAAGGGTTGCTCAATTATATCCAGCCTAAAGACTACAGAAAACGATTTCTTATCGTTCATCGTGACGGATATAAAACCGTATTGTCAGAAGACATTTTATACTTTTACACGGAATTGGGAATCAGTAAAGCTATGCTGAATACCGGAGTTGTAGAAAATATTCCACAAACACTTGAAGAACTTGAGAAACAATTGGATCCAAAGTTTTTCTTCCGTGCTAACAGGCAGTTTATCATTCACATAGATTCTGTAAAACAGATCTTTAATCATTTCAACGGAAAGCTCAAACTGGAATTGAGAAAACAGCCTGAAATGGAGGTGATCGTAAGTCGTGAAAAGGCTTCCATTTTCAAGTCCTGGATGGATTATTAG